CACCTTAGTGACCCAACCAAACGCACAATAGGCTCTCAACATTATTTTAATCAAGGCAATCCTATATTTAAATCCTCGACAAAGATAAAGTAGAAAGTCTCGTGCACAACTCAGGGAGATTATTACAAGATTAGATAaagttaaacaaataaataaatcaattatgGGTTTAACCAAGAAAGATAAAGAGTAATAAAATAATGGTGGGACTTTTTACAATGGAATATCCAATATATATACGAAGGACATGACCAAAAGACAATTTGTCTTATAGCTTCTTGTTTATTGGAATCTTAGTGGGCTCTCCCCACTCCTTCCAAGACCAAACATCTGATAATGGTTGAACTTTCACATTCAAAATCATTGTCATGAAGACCTCCACCTCAACCATTGTTTGTGGAAATTTTAGCTCAAGCTCGGTTGGGTTTGGTCAAGTCTAACACCCCAATTGGGGGCAACAAAATTATGGTACATCTTGATAGTATGACCAAAATGATGCTCAAATAATTTTCATACCTTGTAGGAGAAATTGAGCTTAGGCTATGTTGCATTAAACCGGCGGGGCACTCTAGGTGTGGGCACAACCACATCGCGGCCAGATTTAATCATGCCAAGACGATCCTTTATTGTTGAATCAAACAGCCTGTTTTCTGGATTCTCTGCATAGCAAGCATAATAGCTACTCACGCAGGCATGTGGTACTGCCATGGCAATCCTGGTCTGGTGCatagtaataaaaattgattaagtTAATTGAATAGAGGACTAATAATGATTAAATAATACACAAGTTGATGACATGATGGGAATGTATAGATAAAGAATCAAATAAATTGAGATTGGTCAAATAAGGCTACCAACCATGAGGTATCCAATGATGAATGCAAGGAGTGAAATGGTGGCTGTGAAATTTTGGTACAGTCTGGCGGTCCAAGCAGCCACAACTATGACACAGATGGAGCCGCTGCAGACTCCTGTTAGGAAGCAAATTGCACTGGTTATGTCCGCATCGACAATACGTTCCATTTCTTGCTGCTGAAAGAGTTTCCAAGTGTCTTGTGATGCCTTTACAAAACCTTTTCCATATACAGCTATCTGGAAAATGGTTTAAAACAAAGCTAAGtaacatttcaaaataaattagtcttaaacaattgattaaaaatGCAGTCGTGTGAAACTTAGATGGACCGCATTGACTTTCTGATAATGATGGCACAGTAAATAATTCCGTCTTTGTAAAATAATCACATTAAATATTGTGAATTGACTATGATAACttgcaaaaacaaaagcatatcACTGatcttttaaaattaatacacaAGCATCATGAAAATCTTAAGAGACCTTCAAGACTACTATACAAAATTGAGAATGACCCTAGAAACACATTTCctaattaaatcaaattaaattattttgacaAAGAAGCGGCATCTACTAAAGTTCAACTTAAAATGAAATTCCTGCTTTTTGGCACAATAAGGAATGTTACTTTTATCTCAATCACCACATTGATGCAACTAAAAAATTCAGTCTTTATCATAATCCATATTTAAATGCTATAGATAAGTAGCAGTGAATCATCCAAAGCTTCTAAACCAGTGATCAATTAGCAACAAATTTTAATTGCATAGcataatcatatttattttcCCCCTTCAAATAGAACCATTTTTACCGTGAACTATCTATGACACATTAGTAGTTGTCTCTGATTAATCATTCCTGTACTTATACCACATATTGTCTTCTAGGGGTAATGTCATTAGAGTgaagaaaattcagtagcataAAAGGATTTTCAGTGACAATACCTGCACATAGGCCCAGCCATTTCCATATCTGAAGATGGAATCCATGATATTGAGACAGCAATGTGCACAAGAAAACATGAACTCATCTTCTCCCTCAAGCAAATTCAAACCCCGAGCAACAATTCTCAGGGACTCAATTGCAGGCACAAAGAGAGAGCCTAGACAAGCACTACCAAGATTCAGAGTCATGGCCCTCTGGAAGCAGAACTGAGTATTAGATTGCATTCCCCTGAGATAATACAGAGAAATTACCCTACTCACTGTTAGATTAGCAACATTTCTCATTACTTCAGCAGTCCAAAGCAAGCTCAAAACCAATGCAATAATGATCAATGGGGGAAAGTAGAAATTCAAAGCTCCAATCACAGCTAAAATCCATAGGGACATCCACAAGAATCCAGCCCCAAGCATCCAATAAACAGGTTGACTCAAACCAGGGAATTTTGAAACAGGTTCAAGTGCTTTCATCAAGATCTTACAACAAAACTTAATTCGCGTTGTGACCCAACAAGCATACAATCCATTGCCAATTGCAAAGGCAATAAAACAGACTCCAATGCCTTCAGTGGCAGGTTTTTGGAAGCAAATAAGGAGAATTCCAGCAGATAGGGACATTACAAAAGAGCTCCATAGTATGAAATGAACCATAAATAGAGGCCATTCCCTGACTGCCTTTTGCCATGCCAATGCAAGAGTAATGCTCAAAAAAGATGCAGCTTCAACTTGTGGCAGATAAAACTGCAACACCCTTTTCTCTTTCGTTTTAATAGAATCTGACGCTTGTATTAGGCCTTGAATTCCCTTGAATATAAGAAAACAAACTAACCCAACAGCAGCAACCATGTGCAGAAGGAACAGAAACAGAGATAATCTGTCTGTATAAGCTCTTGAATTCAGTGTTGTCACTGATGGCGGCTGtgcaaaaagagagagaaaccaaaaaaaaaaaaaaaaatcacattctTGACTTGAAAATTAAGCATAGATTTTAACGCATTCTTTAGTTATACATGAAACTTGACATGAGAGATAGTAAGAAAGAgccagaaaaattcaaatttgccaCCTGTGAACAGAAAATATA
This genomic stretch from Quercus robur chromosome 4, dhQueRobu3.1, whole genome shotgun sequence harbors:
- the LOC126723814 gene encoding uncharacterized protein LOC126723814, whose product is MGAAEPVEEKKSDGGEVKEENEEKEEEEMKDVEKGEVGFQERVVESNNHGEFQLSRMQRLNPSNPLRIVINSATRVPTTSPSQRPSQPPPPPPAHAQPPAHAQPRSTPAPTPQPPSVTTLNSRAYTDRLSLFLFLLHMVAAVGLVCFLIFKGIQGLIQASDSIKTKEKRVLQFYLPQVEAASFLSITLALAWQKAVREWPLFMVHFILWSSFVMSLSAGILLICFQKPATEGIGVCFIAFAIGNGLYACWVTTRIKFCCKILMKALEPVSKFPGLSQPVYWMLGAGFLWMSLWILAVIGALNFYFPPLIIIALVLSLLWTAEVMRNVANLTVSRVISLYYLRGMQSNTQFCFQRAMTLNLGSACLGSLFVPAIESLRIVARGLNLLEGEDEFMFSCAHCCLNIMDSIFRYGNGWAYVQIAVYGKGFVKASQDTWKLFQQQEMERIVDADITSAICFLTGVCSGSICVIVVAAWTARLYQNFTATISLLAFIIGYLMTRIAMAVPHACVSSYYACYAENPENRLFDSTIKDRLGMIKSGRDVVVPTPRVPRRFNAT